The Musa acuminata AAA Group cultivar baxijiao chromosome BXJ1-8, Cavendish_Baxijiao_AAA, whole genome shotgun sequence genomic sequence AGGAAGAAATATTCAGAGAAAATTTAGACATCCAGCCTCATGTCAGCTTTATTTTATATGCTACGGCCCCTCAACTCTTAAACATATAAAGATTGTTGATATATCTAAATTTAACCTCTATACTATGTTACCTGTTTATTCCACAATTGGTAGCAGTTCACAGTTCTAAACACAAAAACTTAATCCGAAGTCATGATGTTTCTCAATTTAGTTCTACAACTGAAAGACAGAGATCTCAATCTTGATTTGATTTGTCACTATTGCATCTAAAAGGTCCTTTGCAGCAAAAAGACTGAACAAACTCAAGTTGTAAGGAGATCCATCTTAGATCATGGATTATGTGACTAATAAGTATTGCTCAGATGGGATTGAACTCAGGAGAAAATTCACTGCAATAATGGTTTCATGCCAAGCTCCTGACAAAGGCATCAAGGAACAGAAGAGGGGTCATAATCTAGAGTCTTTGTCGGTGGACATGTGGTCTTCTATTTATCAGCAAGTTTAAAAAGCCTTGAAAAACTCCATGAGATTTCTCTCATTGAAAAAGAGAGAAGAGATCGACATCTgaagaatagaaaaaataaaaaaaacatagattaGCTTACTAATTAACAAGTGTTCCAATTCTTAGCTTTTACATATTTGACTGACCATAATAAGTCCTTCAACCACTTTACTATCGTGATTCCCAGAAACTATGATGCAGATAGAAGAAGCATGATGTGGACTCATCATTCATACAAATTTGTAGTTCACTTGACTTTGAACAATTATATTTTTGCTTAGTAATGTGAACCCTCTCTTTGCCATCGGTGGAAGCGCAAAACAGCCATAGAAAAAGATGCAAACTTAGCCTGGAGGTTTGAATCACTCATCCTTTAACAAATATTAGCCTCCAAtaattattcttaaaattttcaATGTGCTCAatattcttttattattgttTAAACTATGTTCATAATTCAGATAAATGAATTTTGCaagtgatgcacaaataaaagttGCAGCAGAAAGTTAGGGATTCAACATACTTCTAAAGCTTCCAATCTCATGTAACTTACATTACAGAACAACACACCAGCTCTTAGCTTTGTGATATGCATATCTCCACCAAATCAAATCACCCAAACTACAGATCCAAGAACAGTTCTTAAAGCCTATTAACTAACAGACAGGAAAAGGGATGGCTAATAACTTTGATTGCAAAATACAGATTCCAATACAGTTCTTACAACCCTAATAGCAGACAGGTAATGGAAGCATTTCAAGGTAGATTTGGTAGAGAAGTGACCCCGACCTCAAATCTTGGGCGCAAGAGCTGCCTCGAGGCGTTTGCAGTCCACCAGATAAGCAAAGCCATACGCCATATTCTTGAGGGTAGCTTCGTGCAGATCCTTGTTCGAGGTAGCCGTGGCGTCGGTGGAGAAGAAGACCCTGAACCCCCTCACAAACGCCTCCCTCGCCGACGTCTCGCAGCAGAGGTTCGTCATCACGCCGGTGACGATCACCTCCTCGACTCCCATGCCCCTCAGCGCCTCCTCCAGACCCGTGCCGGCGAAGGCGCTGTAGGTGCTCTTCTCGACCACACGGTCGCCGGGGTCTCGGCCGATGTCGGGGAGGAGCTCGGCCGCGGGGGTGCCGTCGAGGATGAGGTCGCCGGACCACCACTCGCCAAGCATGGCGTAGTCGGCGGGggagcggtggcggtggcgggtgAAGAGGACGGGGATGCCGGCGGCGCGGCAGAGGGCGACGGTGGAGCGGAGGGCGGGGAGTATGGGGGCAGCGATGGAGGCGAAGTGGCGCTGCATGTCGATGACGAGGAGGGCGGCGGCGGTGGGGTTGGGGTTGCGCCGCCGAATCTCGTACTTGCTGTAGGAGTCGCCTGCCATGGAAAAGAGGCTGCTTTGGGAAGACGCCATCACGCAGAGGAGGCAGATGGGGATTTTGTAGGATACGACGAACCTCCAGAGAACTACTAGTTATCCTAGTCCTACACTGtctgatgctgatgctgatgctgatgctgatgaTCATTATTCTTGTCACTATTATTTCTACTATTTAGCTCATAATAAGTTTTAAAGGACATTAATATAGATTAAGGTGTCAACTAACAATTAACTCGACACAGATTAACTACaatattttatcttaaatttattaTATGTTAAATTTAAATCTGACTTTGACATTACATATATCTAAGGTTTCATCTTTTCTTTCTCATCTATATATACTATATTGGAAATTCTGGGAACAACAAATTTGCCCAgacaatatatatgtgtgtgtgtgtgagagagagtaaTAAATGAGAAAATATATTACTTTAGaggaaaatttatattattaggtGATTTAAATCTTTATTCTCTCCTATTAAATCACTAATAATATAATCTGCTGGAATGATTTCTGAAGTGAGTTCTTTATTCCTGCCCTCTCCTCTATGAGAGCACCACCACAGTCAACAAAGATTACATATATTCTTCAGCAACTGTTTGATAGAATGATCTAAATCCAGTGGATTTATGCTCATAGAAATGGTCTCAAAACTCAAAGAAAAGGAAGTAATAGAAACAAAGGTTAATAACAAGTCTTGATAGTTGAAGGACTGAAACCTGCATTGGTGCAGAGAGTCAGTGACAGATTAGTTTTCCTGGTTAGCTTGTCCTCGGTCTGTTGCCTCCATGTTGGTGAGTGCTTCTTGCGCACACGATGCTGAGCCAGTGACACCTCATTCATGCATGGAGCTTTGCATTCATGGCACCAAACCATCTCGTTTCCAGTCTTCTTTTTGTCGAAGAGTTGGTCCAATCTGGCGTTGTGCTTCTTACCCTGGAAATGCTGCGTCAGGTTCAAAGAGTTCTTCACGCAAGCAACTCTGCAGATGCTGCACCAGAGAGACACTGTCTTGCCTGATGGCAGTGATGATGATGTTTGACAATGTAGATCTGGAAGAGATCGATGTGCAGCTTCCCTTTCCATGCCCCTAATGTTTGGTTTCGGAAGGAGCTTCTGGC encodes the following:
- the LOC135583543 gene encoding nicotinamidase 2-like codes for the protein MASSQSSLFSMAGDSYSKYEIRRRNPNPTAAALLVIDMQRHFASIAAPILPALRSTVALCRAAGIPVLFTRHRHRSPADYAMLGEWWSGDLILDGTPAAELLPDIGRDPGDRVVEKSTYSAFAGTGLEEALRGMGVEEVIVTGVMTNLCCETSAREAFVRGFRVFFSTDATATSNKDLHEATLKNMAYGFAYLVDCKRLEAALAPKI